A region of Nocardioides sp. JS614 DNA encodes the following proteins:
- a CDS encoding phage holin family protein, translated as MGLFKLLGWLLTNAVALAVACQLFDGIGFRGGADSGWDEVADKIWPLLFVALILGVVNSFVSPVLKFLSIPFIIITLGLFLLVINALMLLFTEWLAGLFDIDFYVDGFWTAVGGAIVITIVTWIVGLLLGDAEEA; from the coding sequence GTGGGTCTCTTCAAGCTGCTCGGCTGGTTGTTGACGAATGCGGTGGCGCTGGCGGTGGCGTGCCAGCTCTTCGACGGGATCGGCTTCCGCGGCGGCGCCGACAGCGGGTGGGACGAGGTGGCGGACAAGATCTGGCCGCTGCTGTTCGTCGCGCTGATCCTGGGCGTCGTGAACTCGTTCGTGAGCCCGGTGCTGAAGTTCCTCTCGATCCCGTTCATCATCATCACGCTGGGCCTGTTCCTGCTGGTGATCAACGCGCTCATGCTGCTGTTCACCGAGTGGCTCGCCGGGCTGTTCGACATCGACTTCTACGTCGACGGCTTCTGGACCGCAGTGGGCGGCGCGATCGTGATCACGATCGTCACCTGGATCGTCGGGCTCCTGCTCGGCGACGCCGAGGAGGCCTGA
- a CDS encoding VanZ family protein, which yields MFPVGGVGVMLLLVVVSAAACLLLVVALGRRLGWVTAGSLGGLVWSLAVIASITLIPANGAPGIVPVEGRLTGCSWDVGGPAPDGFWIFSGGQRLLNTVVFVPPGALLVFAAARWRAAWVLVPAGLALLASYSAAIEGTQLALARLDRACDVTDVVDNVTGAVVGVGIGIVLAVLLRPWRRRPHRPAAREVRH from the coding sequence GTGTTCCCGGTCGGCGGTGTGGGGGTGATGCTGCTCCTGGTGGTGGTGTCCGCGGCGGCGTGCCTGCTGCTGGTAGTAGCGCTGGGGCGCAGGCTCGGGTGGGTCACCGCCGGGTCGCTCGGCGGACTGGTCTGGTCCCTGGCGGTGATCGCCTCGATCACGCTGATCCCGGCGAACGGCGCGCCCGGGATCGTGCCTGTGGAGGGCCGGCTGACCGGCTGCTCGTGGGACGTCGGCGGGCCGGCGCCGGACGGGTTCTGGATCTTCTCCGGGGGGCAGCGGCTGCTCAACACCGTCGTCTTCGTGCCGCCCGGTGCCCTGCTCGTCTTCGCGGCCGCCCGGTGGCGGGCCGCCTGGGTGCTGGTGCCGGCCGGACTGGCCCTGCTGGCCAGCTACTCGGCGGCGATCGAGGGCACCCAGCTCGCGCTGGCCCGGCTGGACCGGGCCTGCGACGTGACCGACGTGGTCGACAACGTCACCGGCGCGGTGGTCGGGGTCGGGATCGGGATCGTGCTGGCGGTGCTGCTGCGGCCCTGGCGGCGGCGTCCCCATCGACCCGCGGCCCGAGAAGTGCGTCACTAG
- a CDS encoding low molecular weight protein-tyrosine-phosphatase — MAGRELPPARTPGRYHVAVVCLGNICRSPMAQVVLTERVADAGLADRVTVSSAGTGDWHVGDPMDRRAAATLTRSGYDATRHRARQWTGRDPVDLVLAMDAQNHADITDLEDPAEDLAEDLAEDPAEDPAPAERAGRVRLFREFDPVEPGSDVPDPYYGGDSGFEEVLAMVERTAEALVQTLERERPWSGGGERVS, encoded by the coding sequence GTGGCCGGGCGCGAGCTGCCGCCGGCCCGGACCCCCGGTCGGTACCACGTCGCCGTGGTGTGCCTGGGCAACATCTGCCGCTCGCCGATGGCGCAGGTCGTGCTCACCGAGCGGGTCGCCGACGCCGGCCTCGCCGACCGGGTCACGGTCAGCAGCGCCGGCACCGGCGACTGGCACGTCGGCGACCCGATGGACCGCCGCGCCGCCGCGACGCTGACCCGGTCGGGGTACGACGCCACCCGGCACCGGGCCCGCCAGTGGACCGGCCGCGACCCCGTCGACCTGGTGCTCGCCATGGACGCGCAGAACCACGCCGACATCACCGACCTCGAGGACCCGGCCGAGGACCTGGCGGAGGACCTGGCGGAGGATCCGGCGGAGGACCCGGCCCCGGCCGAGAGGGCGGGCCGGGTGCGGCTGTTCCGCGAGTTCGACCCGGTCGAACCGGGCAGCGACGTGCCCGACCCGTACTACGGTGGGGACTCCGGATTCGAGGAGGTGCTCGCGATGGTGGAGCGCACGGCCGAGGCGCTGGTGCAGACCCTGGAGCGCGAGCGACCCTGGAGCGGCGGGGGTGAGCGGGTCTCGTGA
- the hisC gene encoding histidinol-phosphate transaminase: protein MTSPQPRRTVAAIPPYVAGKPPTVRPGMTSYKLSSNENPYPPLPGVIEAVQAGVAAMNRYPDMGSAALYAALSEKFAVPSDHLSVATGSVGLIYQLVQAFCEPGDEVVFAWRSFEAYPIAVTAAAATAVKVPVLADGRHDLDAMAAAVTDRTKVVLVCTPNNPTGPAVTQAELDDFLEKVPPHVLVVVDEAYLEFVRMADPVDGLATYRARENVVLTRTFSKAYGLAGFRVGYAVAPAPIAAALRAVSLPFGVSTVAQAAAIASLERQAELLERVEALVVERARVVAGLAEAGWDVPAAQGNFVWFELGERTADFAAAADEAGIVVRPFAGEGARVSIGETEANGRLLQVAAAFSR, encoded by the coding sequence ATGACCAGCCCCCAGCCCCGGCGCACGGTCGCTGCGATCCCGCCGTACGTCGCCGGGAAGCCGCCGACGGTCCGACCCGGGATGACGTCGTACAAGCTCTCCTCGAACGAGAACCCCTACCCGCCGCTGCCCGGCGTCATCGAGGCCGTCCAGGCGGGCGTCGCCGCCATGAACCGGTACCCCGACATGGGCAGCGCCGCGCTCTACGCCGCCCTGTCGGAGAAGTTCGCGGTGCCGTCCGACCACCTCTCGGTGGCCACCGGGTCGGTCGGGCTGATCTACCAGCTGGTGCAGGCGTTCTGCGAGCCCGGCGACGAGGTCGTGTTCGCCTGGCGCTCGTTCGAGGCGTACCCGATCGCGGTGACGGCCGCGGCCGCGACCGCAGTCAAGGTCCCGGTGCTCGCCGACGGCCGGCACGACCTGGACGCGATGGCGGCCGCCGTCACCGACCGCACCAAGGTGGTGCTGGTCTGCACCCCCAACAACCCGACCGGCCCGGCGGTCACCCAGGCCGAGCTGGACGACTTCCTCGAGAAGGTGCCGCCGCACGTGCTCGTCGTCGTGGACGAGGCCTACCTGGAGTTCGTGCGGATGGCCGATCCGGTCGACGGTCTCGCGACGTACCGCGCCCGGGAGAACGTCGTGCTCACCCGCACCTTCTCCAAGGCCTACGGGCTGGCGGGCTTCCGGGTCGGGTACGCCGTCGCGCCTGCCCCGATCGCGGCCGCGCTGCGCGCCGTGTCGCTGCCGTTCGGGGTCTCGACCGTCGCCCAGGCCGCGGCCATCGCGTCGCTCGAGCGCCAGGCCGAGCTGCTCGAGCGGGTCGAGGCGCTGGTCGTCGAGCGGGCCCGCGTCGTCGCGGGCCTGGCCGAGGCGGGGTGGGACGTCCCGGCCGCCCAGGGCAACTTCGTGTGGTTCGAGCTCGGCGAGCGGACCGCCGACTTCGCCGCGGCCGCGGACGAGGCCGGGATCGTGGTCCGGCCGTTCGCCGGGGAGGGCGCCCGGGTCTCGATCGGGGAGACCGAGGCCAACGGCCGGCTGCTTCAGGTGGCCGCAGCCTTCAGCCGCTGA